A genome region from Neisseria meningitidis includes the following:
- a CDS encoding anhydro-N-acetylmuramic acid kinase, with protein METQLYIGIMSGTSMDGADAVLIRMDGGKWLGAEGHAFTPYPGRLRRKLLDLQDTGADELHRSRMLSQELSRLYAQTAAELLCSQNLAPSDITALGCHGQTVRHAPEHSYSVQLADLPLLAERTQIFTVGDFRSRDLAAGGQGAPLVPAFHEALFRDDRETRAVLNIGGIANISVLPPDAPAFGFDTGPGNMLMDAWMQAHWQLPYDKNGAKAAQGNILPQLLDRLLAHPYFAQPHPKSTGRELFALNWLETYLDGGENRYDVLRTLSRFTAQTVFDAVSHAAADARQMYICGGGIRNPVLMADLAECFGTRVSLHSTAELNLDPQWVEAAAFAWMAACWVNRIPGSPHKATGASKPCILGAGYYY; from the coding sequence ATGGAAACACAGCTTTACATCGGCATCATGTCGGGAACCAGCATGGACGGGGCGGATGCCGTACTGATACGGATGGACGGCGGCAAATGGCTGGGCGCGGAAGGGCACGCCTTTACCCCCTACCCCGGCAGGTTACGCCGCAAATTGCTGGATTTGCAGGACACAGGCGCGGACGAACTGCACCGCAGCAGGATGTTGTCGCAAGAACTCAGCCGCCTGTACGCGCAAACCGCCGCCGAACTGCTGTGCAGTCAAAACCTCGCGCCGTCCGACATTACCGCCCTCGGCTGCCACGGGCAAACCGTCAGACACGCGCCGGAACACAGTTACAGCGTACAGCTTGCCGATTTGCCGCTGCTGGCGGAACGGACTCAGATTTTTACCGTCGGCGACTTCCGCAGCCGCGACCTTGCGGCCGGCGGACAAGGCGCGCCGCTCGTCCCCGCCTTTCACGAAGCCCTGTTCCGCGACGACAGGGAAACACGCGCGGTACTGAACATCGGCGGGATTGCCAACATCAGCGTACTCCCCCCCGACGCACCCGCCTTCGGCTTCGACACAGGACCGGGCAATATGCTGATGGACGCGTGGATGCAGGCACACTGGCAGCTTCCTTACGACAAAAACGGTGCAAAGGCGGCACAAGGCAACATATTGCCGCAACTGCTCGACAGGCTGCTCGCCCACCCGTATTTCGCACAACCCCACCCTAAAAGCACGGGGCGCGAACTGTTTGCCCTAAATTGGCTCGAAACCTACCTTGACGGCGGCGAAAACCGATACGACGTATTGCGGACGCTTTCCCGATTCACCGCGCAAACCGTTTTCGACGCCGTCTCACACGCAGCGGCAGATGCCCGTCAAATGTACATTTGCGGCGGCGGCATCCGCAATCCTGTTTTAATGGCGGATTTGGCAGAATGTTTCGGCACACGCGTTTCCCTGCACAGCACCGCCGAACTGAACCTCGATCCGCAATGGGTAGAAGCCGCCGCGTTCGCATGGATGGCGGCGTGTTGGGTCAACCGCATTCCCGGTAGTCCGCACAAAGCAACCGGCGCATCCAAACCGTGTATTCTGGGCGCGGGATATTATTATTGA
- a CDS encoding inorganic phosphate transporter produces the protein MAQIQMSANVKTINAVFAAMLVGTVGYFIYWGLGYTHYNYAALFIIATMFGVFMAFNIGGNDVANSFGTSVGAGTLTIPQALLIAAVFEVSGAVIAGGEVTNTIRKGIVDLKGVDFEPIQFVFIMMSALLAAALWLLFASKKGLPVSTTHSIIGGIVGSAVCMAVMNDAASGDLIRWGKLGGIGVSWVLSPVLGGAVSYFLFSRVKKNVLDYNAWAEGTLKGIKQEKKAYKERHRLFFEGLSEAEKVEYATKMAHDAQIYDEPEFDPQELQSEYYRGLYAFDNRKNNVDSYKALHSWIPFIASFGAMMISAMLIFKGLKNLHLGMSNVNSFLTIFMIGAAVWMGTFVFAKSLKRKDLGKSTFQMFSWMQVFTACGFAFSHGANDIANAIGPFAAIMDVLRTNSVAAQNVVPPIAMLTFGIALIVGLWFVGKEVIKTVGTSLAEMHPASGFTAELSAASVVMGASLMGLPVSSTHILVGAVLGIGLVNRNANWKLMKPIGLAWVITLPAAAVLSVVCYLVLQAVF, from the coding sequence ATGGCTCAAATCCAAATGAGCGCAAATGTTAAAACCATCAACGCCGTCTTTGCCGCCATGCTGGTAGGTACAGTCGGCTATTTTATTTATTGGGGCTTGGGTTATACCCATTACAATTACGCCGCCTTATTCATTATTGCCACGATGTTCGGCGTGTTTATGGCGTTCAACATCGGCGGCAACGATGTTGCCAATTCTTTCGGCACCAGCGTCGGTGCGGGTACGCTGACCATCCCGCAGGCTTTGCTGATTGCGGCGGTATTTGAGGTCAGCGGCGCGGTCATCGCGGGCGGTGAGGTAACCAATACCATACGCAAAGGCATCGTCGATTTGAAGGGTGTTGATTTCGAACCCATACAGTTTGTGTTTATTATGATGTCCGCGCTTTTGGCGGCGGCGTTGTGGCTGTTGTTTGCCTCGAAAAAAGGGCTTCCGGTATCTACCACCCATTCCATTATCGGCGGCATTGTCGGCAGCGCGGTATGTATGGCGGTAATGAACGATGCCGCATCGGGCGATTTGATACGTTGGGGCAAGCTGGGCGGTATTGGTGTTTCTTGGGTATTGTCGCCCGTGTTGGGCGGCGCGGTGTCCTATTTCCTGTTTTCGCGCGTCAAGAAAAACGTCTTAGATTACAACGCTTGGGCGGAAGGCACGCTCAAGGGCATCAAGCAGGAAAAAAAGGCCTATAAAGAACGGCACCGCCTGTTTTTCGAGGGTTTGTCCGAAGCCGAAAAAGTCGAGTACGCCACCAAAATGGCGCACGACGCGCAAATTTACGACGAACCCGAATTCGATCCGCAAGAGCTGCAATCGGAGTATTACCGCGGTCTTTATGCGTTCGACAACCGTAAAAACAATGTCGATTCCTACAAAGCGCTGCATTCTTGGATTCCCTTTATCGCTTCGTTCGGCGCGATGATGATTTCCGCTATGCTGATTTTCAAGGGCTTGAAAAACCTGCATTTGGGGATGAGCAACGTCAACAGCTTCCTGACCATCTTTATGATAGGCGCGGCGGTGTGGATGGGGACGTTTGTGTTTGCCAAAAGCCTCAAGCGTAAAGACTTGGGCAAATCAACCTTTCAGATGTTTTCATGGATGCAGGTCTTTACCGCCTGCGGCTTCGCATTCAGCCACGGGGCGAACGATATCGCCAACGCCATCGGTCCGTTTGCCGCGATTATGGATGTTTTGCGTACCAACAGCGTTGCCGCGCAAAATGTCGTCCCCCCGATTGCGATGCTGACTTTCGGTATCGCGCTGATTGTCGGTTTGTGGTTTGTCGGTAAAGAGGTGATTAAAACCGTCGGTACGAGTTTGGCGGAAATGCATCCTGCTTCGGGTTTTACCGCCGAACTGTCCGCCGCATCCGTCGTGATGGGCGCGTCGCTGATGGGGCTGCCCGTGTCCAGTACGCATATCTTGGTCGGCGCGGTACTCGGCATCGGTCTGGTCAACCGCAATGCCAACTGGAAACTGATGAAGCCCATCGGTTTGGCGTGGGTCATTACCCTGCCTGCCGCCGCCGTATTGTCGGTTGTCTGCTACTTGGTTTTACAGGCAGTATTCTGA
- the fnr gene encoding fumarate/nitrate reduction transcriptional regulator Fnr, with product MASHNTTHQMKTLCSSCSLRELCLPVGLLPNELSQLDAVIRQSRRLKKGEYLFCVGEAFTSLFAIRSGFFKTTVASQDGRDQVTGFFMSGELIGMDGICSHVHSCDAVALEDSEVCELPFTHIEELGQNIPSLRTHFFRMMSREIVRDQGVMLLLGNMRAEERIAAFLLNLSQRLYSRGFAANDFILRMSREEIGSYLGLKLETVSRTLSKFHQEGLISVEHKHIKILNLQVLKKMVSGCSHAI from the coding sequence ATGGCTTCGCATAATACTACACATCAGATGAAAACGCTGTGTTCTTCCTGTTCTTTGCGGGAACTCTGCCTGCCTGTCGGGCTGCTGCCCAACGAGCTCAGCCAACTCGATGCCGTCATCCGTCAAAGCCGCCGCCTGAAAAAGGGCGAATACCTGTTCTGTGTCGGCGAAGCCTTTACCTCGCTCTTTGCCATCCGTTCGGGCTTCTTCAAAACAACCGTCGCCAGTCAGGACGGCCGCGATCAGGTAACGGGTTTCTTTATGTCGGGCGAACTCATCGGCATGGACGGCATCTGTTCCCATGTGCACAGTTGCGACGCGGTCGCCTTGGAAGACAGCGAAGTGTGCGAACTGCCGTTTACCCACATCGAAGAACTGGGGCAAAACATCCCCAGCCTGCGTACGCACTTCTTCCGCATGATGAGCCGTGAAATCGTGCGCGACCAAGGTGTTATGCTGCTGTTGGGCAATATGCGCGCCGAAGAGCGGATTGCCGCCTTCCTGCTGAACCTTTCCCAACGCCTTTATTCCCGAGGTTTTGCTGCCAACGACTTCATCTTAAGAATGTCCCGCGAAGAAATCGGCAGTTATCTCGGGCTGAAACTTGAAACCGTCAGCCGCACATTATCCAAGTTCCATCAGGAAGGATTGATTTCCGTCGAACACAAACACATCAAGATCCTCAATCTGCAGGTGTTGAAGAAGATGGTATCCGGTTGTTCGCACGCCATTTGA
- the hemN gene encoding oxygen-independent coproporphyrinogen III oxidase, whose translation MKIIQIQNNHNVNDDRPEFDRALIASLPASGPRYTSYPTADRFHDGFREGEYIKALHLRGMGALNKPLSLYIHIPFCNTICYYCGCNKIITKDKSRADAYIEYLEKEMELLAPHLNGRHQLAQLHFGGGTPTFLSDEQIERVFRMIRKHFELIPTGEYSIEIDPRKVSRDTVLMLGRLGFNRMSIGIQDFDPKVQAAVNRIQSYEETKEVIDAAREAGFKSVSVDLIYGLPHQTSESIKTTIDTVLSLDPDRLALYHYAHLPHVFKPQRRIDTASVPDSEEKLDMLQYCVQTLTERGYVFIGMDHFAKPDDELSIALKEGFLQRNFQGYSTYADCDLVAIGVSSIGKIGSTYSQNERDIDAYYAAIDEGRLPIMRGYQLNQDDILRRNIIQDLMCRFALDYRIYESMFGIPFDRYFKDELADLEKLAGLGLVRLNSHGLTVTPKGRFLIRNIAMVFDYHLRHKETKAKYSQTV comes from the coding sequence ATGAAAATCATTCAGATACAGAACAATCACAATGTAAACGATGACCGTCCCGAGTTTGACCGCGCGCTGATTGCCAGCCTGCCCGCCAGCGGCCCGCGCTACACTTCCTACCCTACCGCCGACCGTTTCCATGACGGTTTCCGCGAAGGCGAATATATCAAAGCTTTACATTTGCGCGGTATGGGCGCGTTAAACAAACCGCTTTCCCTTTACATTCACATTCCGTTCTGCAACACCATCTGCTACTACTGCGGCTGCAACAAAATCATCACCAAAGACAAAAGCCGCGCCGATGCCTACATCGAATATCTTGAAAAAGAAATGGAACTGCTCGCTCCACATCTGAACGGACGGCACCAGCTTGCCCAACTGCACTTCGGCGGCGGCACTCCGACCTTTTTGAGCGACGAACAGATCGAACGTGTCTTCCGCATGATACGCAAACATTTCGAGTTAATCCCCACCGGCGAATACTCCATCGAAATCGACCCGCGCAAAGTCAGCCGCGACACCGTCCTCATGCTCGGCAGACTCGGCTTCAACCGCATGAGCATCGGCATTCAGGATTTCGACCCCAAAGTGCAGGCGGCGGTCAACCGCATCCAAAGTTACGAAGAAACCAAAGAAGTCATCGATGCGGCGCGCGAAGCGGGGTTCAAATCCGTCAGCGTCGATTTGATTTACGGCCTGCCGCACCAGACTTCGGAAAGCATCAAAACCACCATCGATACCGTTTTGTCGCTCGATCCCGACCGCCTCGCCCTTTATCACTACGCCCACCTGCCGCACGTGTTCAAACCGCAACGCCGCATCGATACCGCCTCCGTCCCCGACAGCGAAGAGAAGCTCGATATGCTGCAATACTGCGTCCAAACCCTAACCGAACGCGGCTACGTCTTCATCGGCATGGATCATTTCGCCAAACCTGACGACGAACTCTCCATCGCCCTCAAAGAAGGCTTCCTCCAGCGCAACTTCCAAGGCTATTCGACCTACGCGGATTGCGATTTGGTCGCCATCGGCGTGTCGTCCATCGGCAAAATCGGCAGCACCTATTCCCAAAACGAACGCGACATCGATGCCTACTATGCCGCCATCGACGAAGGCAGACTGCCCATCATGCGCGGTTATCAGCTCAATCAGGACGACATCCTGCGCCGCAACATCATTCAGGATTTGATGTGCCGTTTCGCGCTCGACTATCGGATTTACGAAAGTATGTTCGGCATCCCGTTCGACCGCTACTTCAAAGACGAACTGGCGGATTTGGAAAAACTCGCCGGTTTGGGATTGGTGCGCCTGAACAGCCACGGACTGACCGTTACCCCGAAAGGACGCTTCCTCATCCGCAACATCGCCATGGTTTTCGATTACCACCTGCGCCATAAAGAAACCAAGGCGAAATATTCGCAAACGGTGTGA